One genomic region from Octopus sinensis linkage group LG13, ASM634580v1, whole genome shotgun sequence encodes:
- the LOC115218672 gene encoding U3 small nucleolar RNA-associated protein 6 homolog has product MAEFVQQKIEEMIPEMEEMVRTRLFTNDETGKILRRRRAFEYKLKKMKKSLPDFIAYIKYEQNVLSLIRIRRRQLRCKWKVCEIDVAIVQRIHKLFRQATKYFPNDLQLWLSHIEFAKKRNQKSTVNRIFSKMLRMHNQNASLWILAAKYHFENGETQLARKFFHQGLRFNNMSQLLWLEYYRLELLCCDKARKRLEILEVSSEKIPHSNQSTINGQVAFVVFKEAHEAIAGDVSFLLKFLPICRLFDFTEHHEEEIFTLLLNQYKENELVWDALARRKFYHAAKDYSKSLIPLKIYQDCFQSYEKSLELKSTPAMLNMYLEFLFEQLQENNMKITNYLKEHILTVFETYSQKQLLSADNFLKWLQFQSDVGSVSKALQVAELAVQKFPKDLRIWHGFLDLQILNDVDFDTVYASFGKALDNLISQNTWPLWESLLNFAKKCQSSEIELIFERGRSQPNMDLVGKINTHYLKWIYDTSGILKVRSKYKELSKQKPVSLDFYKEFIALEKSQKNPNIDSLRIVYEDAVQEYGKDIPDFWLQYINLESTHPKGKIEKLSSIHFRAIKVLQAEKLEEFNLKYILMRTGQLKN; this is encoded by the coding sequence ATGGCTGAGTTTGTACAACAGAAAATTGAGGAAATGATTCCAGAAATGGAAGAAATGGTGAGAACTAGATTGTTTACTAATGACGAAACTGGAAAAATACTGAGACGGCGCCGAGCTTTTGAgtacaaattaaagaaaatgaaaaaatcattACCGGACTTTATTGCTTATATAAAGTATGAACAGAATGTACTGTCGCTCATTAGAATACGTCGCCGTCAACTTAGATGTAAATGGAAAGTTTGTGAAATCGATGTTGCAATTGTGCAGCGAATACATAAGTTGTTTCGACAGGCGACCAAATATTTCCCGAACGACCTTCAGTTGTGGCTATCTCATATAGAATTTGCTaaaaagagaaatcaaaaatCCACAGTAAATCGGATATTTTCCAAAATGCTTCGTATGCACAATCAAAATGCGAGCCTTTGGATCTTGGCGGCTAAATACCATTTTGAAAACGGCGAAACACAGCTTGCACGTAAGTTCTTTCACCAAGGCTTAAGATTCAACAATATGTCTCAACTTCTGTGGCTGGAATATTATCGCTTGGAACTCCTTTGCTGTGATAAAGCTCGCAAGAGATTGGAAATCCTGGAAGTTTCTTCTGAGAAAATCCCACACAGCAACCAGTCAACTATAAACGGCCAGGTCGCATTTGTTGTATTCAAAGAGGCACATGAAGCAATAGCAGGTGACGTAAGTTTTTTGTTGAAATTTCTCCCCATATGTCGCCTGTTTGATTTTACTGAGCATCACGAAGAGGAAATCTTCACATTGTTGTTAAATCAGTACAAAGAGAACGAACTGGTGTGGGATGCTCTCGCACGACGAAAGTTTTATCATGCTGCTAAGGACTATAGTAAGTCTTTAATACCGTTAAAAATATACCAAGACTGTTTCCAGAGTTATGAGAAATCCCTCGAACTCAAATCTACCCCTGCTATGTTGAATATGTATTTGGAATTCTTGTTCGAGCAATTacaagaaaataatatgaaaataactaACTACCTCAAGGAACACATATTAACTGTCTTTGAAACTTATTCTCAGAAACAGTTGTTGTCTGCTGATAATTTCCTAAAATGGTTGCAGTTCCAATCTGATGTTGGATCTGTCAGTAAGGCATTACAAGTTGCTGAGCTTGCTGTGCAAAAATTCCCCAAAGATCTGAGAATTTGGCATGGATTTTTGGATCTTCAAATATTGAATGACGTCGACTTTGACACTGTCTATGCTTCTTTTGGAAAAGCCTTAGATAATCTCATTTCACAGAACACTTGGCCATTATGGGAATCACTTTTAAATTTTGCTAAGAAATGTCAATCTTCAGAGATAGAACTGATTTTTGAACGAGGTAGGTCACAGCCTAATATGGACTtagttggtaaaataaatactcACTATTTGAAATGGATTTACGACACTAGTGGAATTTTGAAAGTAAGATCAAAGTATAAAGAACTGTCCAAACAAAAACCTGTTTCATTGGATTTTTACAAAGAATTTATTGCTTTGGAAAAATCTCAAAAGAATCCAAATATAGACAGTCTTCGAATTGTTTATGAAGATGCTGTTCAAGAATATGGTAAAGATATTCCTGATTTTTGGCTTCAATATATTAATCTTGAGTCAACTCATCCAAAAGGGAAGATAGAAAAACTTTCAAGTATCCATTTCAGAGCTATAAAAGTTTTACAGGCTGAAAAACTTGAAGAATTTAATCTAAAATACATATTAATGAGAACTGGTCAGCTTAAGAACTAA